A window of Paenibacillus sp. 19GGS1-52 contains these coding sequences:
- a CDS encoding AAA family ATPase, producing the protein MSEQQRTIESLNQGRPRLKQLIIQNFRGIGNHPVTIELDKIVVLVGPNNVGKSSILRAYEVAMSEGSNEAILLQDDFPGGVVHHESLPMIELHTVVQDHAPGARWIHTDSLTQEKVVKERWTWAAPGAPKRQGFDIEKNIWAEDAVPWGAPNVANYNRPKPHRVDAFSDPKVQADVIVKLLSNVIKERVKDVQEEAGESQYKHLLRTIATLRQQVINESIGHIEKIELQVSELLSEVFPGYVVKFDPRAEEEAESDLNLFQKVNNAQLKMGHGENGHLTTLDRQGSGARRTLLWSALRMIAETNVNKGVKKGAKKEAIEGEENRPHVLLLDEPELCLHPNAVREACRVLYDLPNTGNWQVIVTTHSPAFIDISRDNTTIIRVEQINGHISGTTVFRPERVKLDDEDRSLLKLMNIFDPYVAEFFFGGRCIIVEGDTEYTAFKHIMATKPGIYKDVHIIRARGKATIISLVKILNHFGSRYSVLHDSDKPTTLRKGKTIKNPAWAHNEKIYAAIQDRPHTSNVRLLASLGNFEKAYFGEEVSSEKPYNAIIHLQHDEQRFEKVEQLLDALLDHSKVPPEGALEWTSIAQLEEMVAAQASKELVAAGTEDTIDEVF; encoded by the coding sequence ATGAGCGAGCAGCAGCGTACGATAGAATCGTTGAATCAAGGGCGTCCTCGACTGAAGCAATTGATCATTCAAAATTTTCGCGGAATAGGAAATCATCCAGTCACAATTGAACTGGATAAGATTGTCGTTTTAGTAGGGCCAAACAATGTTGGTAAAAGCTCCATTCTTCGGGCCTATGAGGTAGCAATGTCCGAGGGCTCCAATGAAGCAATTCTGCTGCAGGATGACTTTCCAGGTGGTGTGGTACATCACGAGTCTCTCCCCATGATCGAGCTTCATACGGTTGTTCAGGATCATGCTCCTGGAGCGAGATGGATACATACGGATTCACTTACCCAAGAGAAGGTAGTCAAGGAGAGATGGACGTGGGCTGCTCCAGGTGCACCCAAGCGTCAAGGCTTCGATATAGAAAAAAACATTTGGGCTGAAGATGCGGTTCCATGGGGTGCACCCAATGTCGCCAACTATAATCGACCAAAGCCACATCGAGTTGATGCTTTTTCAGATCCTAAAGTGCAAGCGGATGTCATCGTCAAACTGCTGAGCAATGTCATAAAAGAGAGAGTAAAAGATGTTCAAGAAGAGGCGGGGGAATCTCAATACAAACATTTGCTTCGTACGATCGCAACATTAAGACAGCAAGTAATCAATGAATCCATCGGGCATATCGAAAAAATTGAACTACAGGTCTCGGAGCTACTCAGTGAAGTTTTCCCCGGATACGTTGTTAAATTTGATCCTCGGGCAGAAGAGGAAGCGGAGAGTGACCTTAATCTATTTCAAAAAGTAAATAACGCACAGCTAAAAATGGGACATGGTGAAAATGGACATTTAACCACACTGGATCGTCAAGGAAGTGGTGCAAGACGTACCTTATTGTGGAGTGCCTTACGAATGATTGCAGAGACGAATGTGAATAAAGGGGTTAAGAAAGGGGCAAAAAAAGAAGCAATAGAAGGTGAGGAGAATCGGCCTCATGTCCTTCTTTTGGACGAGCCGGAGCTATGCCTTCATCCAAACGCCGTAAGAGAGGCTTGCCGGGTATTATACGATTTACCGAATACGGGAAACTGGCAAGTGATTGTAACGACACACTCTCCTGCTTTTATTGACATCTCTCGCGATAACACAACCATTATTCGAGTAGAACAGATTAATGGACACATTTCCGGGACAACGGTATTTCGTCCGGAGAGAGTCAAATTAGATGATGAAGACCGCTCCCTTTTAAAGCTTATGAACATTTTTGACCCTTATGTTGCCGAATTCTTCTTTGGGGGACGCTGCATTATCGTAGAAGGGGACACGGAATATACGGCGTTTAAGCACATCATGGCAACAAAGCCGGGAATATATAAGGATGTACATATTATTAGAGCAAGAGGAAAAGCTACCATTATTTCATTAGTCAAAATACTAAATCATTTCGGTTCTCGTTATTCTGTCCTGCATGATAGTGATAAGCCGACAACCCTTAGAAAGGGAAAAACGATAAAAAATCCGGCATGGGCACATAACGAAAAAATATATGCAGCGATACAAGATCGACCGCATACTTCAAATGTTCGACTACTAGCCTCACTGGGGAATTTTGAGAAAGCGTATTTTGGGGAGGAAGTAAGTAGTGAGAAACCCTACAACGCAATTATTCATTTGCAACACGATGAGCAACGATTCGAAAAGGTGGAACAACTGCTGGATGCTCTTCTGGATCATAGTAAAGTTCCGCCTGAAGGTGCGCTTGAATGGACAAGCATTGCTCAGTTGGAGGAGATGGTTGCTGCACAAGCCAGTAAGGAATTAGTAGCTGCAGGTACTGAAGATACGATAGACGAGGTGTTTTGA
- a CDS encoding DUF3006 domain-containing protein, giving the protein MQIRKEIIDRFEGEYVVIEFDGKTETILKSELPKLAKVGDFLIFDEGQVLMDKVNTQKRKDEIKVLMDELFED; this is encoded by the coding sequence ATCCAAATCAGGAAGGAAATCATTGATCGCTTCGAAGGTGAATATGTAGTGATTGAGTTTGATGGAAAAACGGAGACCATCCTAAAAAGTGAATTGCCTAAATTAGCAAAGGTCGGTGATTTCCTAATTTTTGATGAGGGGCAAGTTCTTATGGATAAGGTTAATACCCAGAAGAGAAAAGATGAGATTAAAGTCCTAATGGACGAATTGTTTGAAGATTAA
- a CDS encoding DUF6431 domain-containing protein — protein sequence MPCPCCTEKLMVIGSRERKVRGGGGELRLLVIRRLRCAGSRKIHHELPDLLVPYKRYESGSMEQVLTEPEASVSVCAETSTKTLEILVSGACSLLHAGLASAEHPIYRRKFLCPARLPLLRPLSP from the coding sequence GTGCCCTGCCCGTGCTGCACAGAAAAACTAATGGTGATCGGTAGCCGGGAACGAAAGGTCCGGGGTGGGGGTGGTGAGCTGCGCCTGCTCGTGATTCGCAGGCTACGGTGTGCGGGAAGCCGCAAGATTCACCACGAGCTTCCAGATCTACTCGTGCCCTACAAACGCTATGAATCGGGGAGTATGGAACAGGTGCTCACGGAGCCGGAGGCGTCCGTGAGCGTCTGCGCAGAAACATCTACGAAGACGCTGGAAATCCTGGTTTCGGGTGCTTGCAGTCTACTTCATGCTGGTCTTGCGAGCGCTGAGCACCCGATTTACCGGCGTAAGTTTCTCTGCCCCGCGAGGCTTCCTTTGCTTCGCCCGTTGTCTCCATAG
- a CDS encoding helix-turn-helix domain-containing protein gives MKTKICEQTGLSKRTLRRYMASYRSEGFTGLKPKGKGRPLSDEAIPGDVLEQAILLRREVPGRSVAQLIQILEWEDRIAPGQVKRSTLQERLTAHGYSSRHLRIYAESGVAARRFQQRHRNHCGNLT, from the coding sequence ATGAAGACGAAAATCTGTGAACAGACCGGACTCTCCAAACGCACGCTGCGCCGGTATATGGCGAGTTACCGAAGTGAAGGATTTACCGGGCTGAAGCCCAAAGGTAAAGGAAGGCCGCTCTCGGACGAGGCCATTCCAGGCGACGTTCTGGAGCAAGCGATCCTCTTGCGCCGGGAGGTCCCCGGCCGCAGTGTGGCGCAGCTCATTCAAATTCTGGAATGGGAAGACCGAATTGCCCCCGGCCAAGTCAAGCGAAGTACGCTTCAGGAACGGCTAACGGCCCATGGCTACAGTTCGCGTCATTTACGAATATACGCCGAATCGGGCGTGGCCGCCCGGCGCTTTCAGCAGCGCCACCGCAACCATTGTGGCAATCTGACCTGA
- a CDS encoding restriction endonuclease, producing the protein MKNSDINTLSGIEFENLIYNLFTKLGFRVQLTKASGDGGIDLIAHYDGLVFKGKYLIQCKRWKGTVGEPELRDLYGTTVSENALKGILVTSSSFTKQAQEFSRGKNLELIDGSALSVLLESINESYDALLPLHTDSQIGFLNHTLFDKERYLLFDERIKLTPKGETPQSALIDYLMSSIIEIGAPSLKNGLISECNFRIHSYIELFGKGKSQNTKSVRNTMIYKQSLLKFISGKYGESIEMLSTVLTEPHIFHPFYETLKFALAAVLNSSDLMKISSDKIIRFMSVVDNPKYADIIFNYVEDRSLQNFHQLLVFWPSVQELNLEQYANKFNLDYTQNMSEHHRYLQSYGLI; encoded by the coding sequence ATGAAGAATAGTGATATTAACACTTTGTCAGGGATAGAATTCGAAAATCTTATATATAATCTTTTTACCAAGCTTGGATTTAGGGTTCAGCTTACTAAAGCGAGCGGTGATGGTGGAATAGATTTGATAGCCCATTATGATGGGCTTGTTTTCAAAGGGAAATATTTAATTCAGTGCAAGAGATGGAAGGGGACCGTTGGAGAGCCGGAACTTCGTGATTTATATGGAACTACAGTCTCCGAGAATGCGCTTAAGGGAATTTTGGTAACCTCTAGCTCTTTTACTAAACAGGCTCAAGAGTTTTCGAGAGGTAAAAATCTTGAACTCATAGATGGGTCTGCTTTAAGTGTACTTCTTGAATCGATAAATGAATCATATGACGCACTATTACCGTTACATACAGATTCACAAATTGGATTTCTTAATCACACTTTATTTGATAAAGAAAGATATTTATTATTTGATGAAAGAATAAAACTCACCCCTAAGGGTGAGACTCCACAATCAGCATTAATTGATTATTTGATGAGCTCAATAATAGAAATCGGTGCGCCTTCACTAAAAAATGGCCTTATATCCGAATGTAACTTCAGGATACATTCTTATATAGAGTTATTTGGAAAAGGAAAATCCCAAAATACAAAGTCGGTAAGGAATACTATGATTTATAAACAATCTTTATTGAAATTTATAAGCGGCAAATATGGAGAATCAATTGAGATGCTATCTACTGTACTCACAGAACCGCATATTTTTCATCCCTTTTACGAGACACTTAAATTTGCGCTAGCAGCAGTTCTGAATTCTTCTGATCTTATGAAAATTAGCTCGGATAAAATTATAAGATTTATGAGTGTCGTTGATAACCCAAAATATGCCGATATAATCTTTAATTACGTAGAAGATAGAAGTCTTCAAAATTTTCATCAACTTTTAGTTTTTTGGCCGTCTGTTCAAGAGTTAAACCTCGAACAATATGCAAATAAATTCAATCTAGACTATACACAAAACATGAGTGAACATCACCGGTATTTGCAGAGTTATGGATTGATTTAA